In Mercurialis annua linkage group LG5, ddMerAnnu1.2, whole genome shotgun sequence, a single genomic region encodes these proteins:
- the LOC126680643 gene encoding kinesin-like protein KIN-12D isoform X3, with product MLRDFKFLRRNFGKQNEEDIENVPLNTRDSLTSQVSVDSSSSSSSSRPPLNAIQEPKIEQEASRTSRIDKTPTKPKPKNCGSSALPLRTPDKHAKQHRFGWAQKNNSELGELRDEGRGGLTNLAPRSAKSNYGRANSGYSECNSTQSTPTKSVSKPPMSSGFRSKVDGSGTGGNLAALYRGIPVSGGGLSTTFVNSVEVPHFDLKENPSFWMDHNVQAVIRVRPPNSMEKSMHGYNRCLKQESAQSITWIGQPETRFTFDHIACETVDQEMLFRMACLPMVENCLSGYNSCMFAYGQTGSGKTYTMLGELDDLEVRPSAHRGMTPRIFEFLFARIQAEEESRRDERLKYYCKCSFLEIYNEQITDLLDPSSTNLLLREDVKKGVYVENLSEFEVHTVSDILKLLTQGSLNRKVAATNMNRESSRSHSVFTCVIESRWEKDSTTNLRFARLNLVDLAGSERQKTSGAEGERLKEAANINKSLSTLGHVIMILVDVSNGRPRHVPYRDSRLTFLLQDSLGGNSKTMIIANVSPSICCAAETLNTLKFAQRAKLIQNNAVVNEDSTGDVIALQHQIRLLKEELSLLKRQNVSRSLSFNSTQVQDTPRGENTCRIDQQQVDGSPGIESEGIVRMSTKQLKSLEATLAGALRREQMAETCIKKLEAEIEQLNRLVRHREEETRSTKMMVRFREDKIQKMESLLSGSFPQDTYLLQENRALSEEIQLLQAKLDKNPEVTRFALENIRLLDQLRRFQEFYEEGERDILMDEVFTLREQDAMCNGNGVKSLHLELKNALKELEDCRGNLNSCLEENQKLSREINGLQLMLDNLNSTAQSEDVNIKTIKPVCYFQDSSEAVNSKIGSPMRAQNKVDSLHEASVMKCAEEVLDLQLELDILRIILKEERSSCDEAENRTACLSKELQLAKEKLLFVSEQCEDATNELNEAKSVVEALESEQLLAINEMEHLRKSNSHYMELLREKELEIMALTEQLSRRELRDHPSDHIKGDGSTLQTKLNRMQGSLEKAKRLNKWYQNDRTFQATNEEEMDAVRRQVEAETAEVIVCMQEELSVLQKQVHDCHSKEMETRKSMVLLETELKELHEKFLLLAEDNEQLHEQLEGKDGELKKISDEWELLTCEMTEILADGHDAITHVSDQVDLISSSFPDKRIWISEQVGMLIRIISEKELLIEELGNCLEEANSKRNNVECMLKSLRGAALAINEAHQQECKEKEEEVVLLKSLLKEKISTIAELEDQVKVAEDNASKASVCATAAFVIINRLSEINGNNLIELKYKDVQLCELTDINKRKDELVNGQAAAIKEAEEKSGPLVVELVDLKETYSKLQQRLLEEEKRANGMEQKLDALEQNDILKTREKLTMLQTGVSSLRSFSSLSLKHDISPEMNELTGTCEPLDSSNGGTNAGQELRSETRNSSCSSSEKYEFNKASKDVCDREVTIILLKKEIESALESLRDVQVDVARLHREKEEIQLAEKHSQESWKCITTQLLALQTIMSKFEKKFEQKIVAANHKLQGFGQIVQEIGTRWCQTKEFLELEVGDAMIVAAQKAAEASCIFAKFEETQDTMKEADIMINELLIANETMKLDVKRLKMMEITEAKERLLNQVQTVETECEIFIKDLKTKETALESALESASSHICILDQQNQEMQKDICLLETSASTLRIELDNKFEELSRMCCLEEENKALKGEILKWETENILVLKDLETRNSENTGLQAELLSKDDIMKGLLLDLSLLQESASNTKDQKDKIEEMMASFKALEDELVVKSAELDEAVAHSQMLEAQLQEKIGVISALELDIEKEVDSLKMSTCTQIEEILEENEALKGEILQLKTENILALKDLEKRNSENTSLRDELLSKDDIVKGLLLDLSLLRESASNTKDQKDKIEEIMASFEALEDELVVKSAEIDEAVARTQMLEAQLQEKIGIISAHELNFENEGKSLKLSTCENQELRTQVGETLEENEALKGEILKLKTENILVLKDLEMRNSENTSLQDELLRKDEIMKGLLFDLSLLQESASNTKDQKDNIEEMMASFEALEDELVVKSAELDEAVAHSQMLEAQLQEKIRMISALELDIETQAKSVKMSTSENQELRTQIEETLAAKCSLEQELTERRNLTESLEMELLQLSNAFGQMNSTIESLRNDFDELTSERDQLQVELHILKEKLVNVQAWAEENEAIALEAQQIAESKKIYADEKEAEVKLLERSVEELECTVNVLESKVDILNGEADRQRLQREEIEDELHALNHQMQNVRSADSDMKSLLDEREKSLEESLKQLQILERDIANKDAEIAECKAHISELNLHAEAQASEYKHKFKSLEAMAEQVKPEAHISHTANSSSNKLEKNAAKSRGSGSPFKCIGLGLAQQIKSERDEELSAARSHVEELESLLVCRQKEVFALNARLATAESMTHDVIRDLLGVKLDMTNYASLLDNQQLQKIAEKHQLSSESQPKEVMKLKQQLNEFIEERRGWLEEIDRKRAEMVAAQIALEKFHQRDQLLKAENEMLKMENVNNKKRVMELEGEVKKLSGQQNIQQRIHHHTKIKEENNMLKTQNEDLTAKLKRTENMFSRVKEELAHYRNSIGKSSYIDFDEEHQLMNKLKETEDDRMQIAQKLLGLCTSILKAAGVTKSASNITPAVAEEALEQMKNRLTSMERECQDLTFKNRISNERIRLSELMPQVSPPPPPPNSRMDENCQTPRRTQNSFLSALDR from the exons ATGTTGAGAGATTTCAAATTCCTGCGACGGAATTTCGGGAAACAAAACGAAGAAGATATAGAAAATGTACCGTTAAACACTCGAGATTCACTCACGAGTCAAGTGAGTGTTGACTCGTCGTCGTCGTCTTCTTCTTCCAGGCCTCCGTTAAACGCGATTCAAGAGCCTAAGATTGAGCAGGAAGCTTCTAGAACTAGTAGGATCGACAAAACCCCTAcgaaacctaaacctaaaaattGTGGATCGTCCGCATTGCCTCTCCGTACACCGGATAAGCATGCGAAACAGCATCGATTTGGTTGGGCTCAGAAGAACAATAGTGAGCTTGGTGAATTGCGTGATGAAGGCCGAGGAGGGTTGACTAATTTAGCTCCTAGGTCGGCGAAGAGTAATTATGGGAGGGCGAATTCGGGATATTCGGAGTGTAATTCGACTCAGAGTACGCCTACTAAGAGTGTTTCTAAGCCTCCGATGAGTTCGGGGTTTAGGAGTAAGGTTGATGGGAGTGGTACTGGAGGAAACTTAGCTGCTTTGTATAGAGGAATTCCGGTTTCTGGTGGTGGTTTGAGTACTACTTTTGTTAATTCTGTTGAAGTTCCTCATTTTGACCTTAAAGAAAATCCATCGTTTTGGATGGATCATAATGTACAG GCTGTCATACGAGTGCGCCCACCCAATAGTATGGAGAAGAGTATGCATGGGTATAACAGGTGTTTGAAACAAGAAAGTGCACAGAGTATTACTTGGATTGGGCAACCAGAGACTCGCTTCACATTTGATCATATAGCATGTGAAACAGTAGATCAG GAAATGCTTTTTAGGATGGCATGTCTCCCCATGGTGGAGAATTGCTTGTCTGGTTACAACAGCTGTATGTTTGCCTATGGTCAG ACTGGAAGCGGGAAGACATACACAATGCTTGGTGAACTTGATGATTTAGAAGTCAGGCCGAGCGCACATCGCGGAATGACACCaagaatatttgaatttttgtttgcAAGGATTCAAGCT GAAGAAGAAAGTCGCAGGGATGAAAGACTTAAATATTACTGCAAATGCTCTTTCTTAGAGATTTACAATGAACAAATTACTGATCTTCTTGATCCCTCATCTACCAATTTGCTT CTGAGAGAGGACGTCAAGAAAGGCGTCTATGTAGAAAATCTATCTGAATTTGAAGTTCATACTGTAAGCGACATTCTGAAGCTATTGACTCAG GGGTCTTTAAATAGGAAAGTTGCTGCAACAAATATGAATAGAGAAAGCAGTCGGTCCCACAGTGTCTTTACCTGTGTAATTGAAAGTAGATGGGAAAAGGATTCCACAACTAACCTAAGATTTGCTAGATTGAATTTGGTTGATCTTGCTGGTTCAGAAAG GCAGAAAACTTCAGGTGCAGAAGGTGAGCGTCTAAAAGAAGCTGCAAACATAAACAAATCGTTGTCCACATTAGG TCATGTAATCATGATTCTCGTTGACGTGTCCAATGGAAGGCCAAGACACGTGCCTTACAGGGACTCAAGGTTGACCTTCCTTCTTCAG GATTCACTTGGTGGAAATTCAAAAACAATGATCATAGCCAACGTCAGTCCTTCTATCTG CTGTGCAGCTGAAACACTTAACACACTGAAGTTTGCTCAACGAGCAAAACTTATCCAAAACAAT GCTGTGGTGAATGAAGATTCCACTGGGGATGTCATTGCCTTACAGCATCAAATACGGCTTCTAAAA GAGGAGCTTTCTCTTCTAAAACGTCAAAATGTCTCCAGGTCTTTGTCATTTAATTCAACTCAGGTGCAAGATACTCCTCGCGGCGAGAACACGTGTAGAATAGATCAACAACAGGTTGATGGTTCACCTGGGATTGAATCAGAAGGAATTGTTAGAATGTCTACCAAGCAG TTGAAATCTTTGGAGGCAACGCTTGCCGGTGCATTGAGAAGAGAGCAGATGGCTGAGACTTGCATTAAGAAACTTGAAGCCGAGATTGAGCAGCTGAACCGTTTG GTTCGTCATAGAGAGGAAGAAACCAGGAGCACAAAAATGATGGTCAGATTTCGGGAagacaaaattcaaaaaatggaGTCACTTCTTAGCGGTTCATTTCCTCAAGATACTTATTTGCTTCAAGAGAACAGAGCACTCTCTGAAGAAATTCAGCTGCTTCAAGCTAAACTAGATAAAAATCCTGAAGTAACTCGCTTTGCCCTGGAAAATATAAGGCTGCTGGACCAACTCAGAAG ATTTCAAGAATTCTATGAAGAAGGCGAGAGAGATATTCTTATGGATGAAGTATTTACGCTTCGGGAACAG GATGCTATGTGCAATGGCAATGGGGTTAAGTCTCTTCATTTAGAG ctAAAAAATGCCCTCAAAGAATTAGAGGACTGCAGGGGTAACCTAAATTCTTGCTTAGAAGAGAATCAGAAATTAAGTAG AGAAATAAATGGTCTACAATTAATGTTAGACAATCTGAATTCTACTGCCCAAAGTGAAGACGTTAACATAAAAACCATTAAG CCTGTTTGTTACTTCCAGGATTCCTCAGAAGCTGTAAATTCTAAGATTGGGTCACCTATGAGAGCTCAGAATAAGGTGGACAGCTTGCATGAAGCTTCAGTGATGAAATGTGCAGAAGAGGTTTTAGATTTACAGCTGGAATTAGACATTTTGAGGATTATTCTCAAAGAAGAGAGATCATCTTGTGATGAAGCAGAAAACAGGACAGCATGCTTGAGTAAAGAACTTCAGTTGGCCAAAGAAAAACTTCTGTTTGTTAGTGAACAATGCGAGGATGCAACTAATGAACTGAATGAGGCGAAATCAGTTGTTGAAGCCCTCGAGTCTGAACAACTATTGGCAATTAATGAGATGGAACACCTAAGAAAAAGCAACAGTCATTATATGGAGCTTTTGAGGGAGAAAGAGCTTGAAATAATGGCTTTGACTGAACAACTTTCTAGAAGGGAGTTAAGAGATCACCCATCTGATCATATAAAGGGCGACGGCTCTACTTTACAGACAAAATTGAATAGGATGCAAGGTTCCCTTGAGAAGGCAAAGAGACTGAATAAATGGTACCAAAATGATCGTACCTTTCAGGCAACCAATGAAGAAGAGATGGATGCAGTTCGTAGGCAGGTAGAAGCTGAAACTGCTGAGGTTATTGTCTGTATGCAGGAAGAACTGTCCGTTCTTCAGAAGCAGGTCCATGATTGCCATTCCAAAGAGATGGAGACTAGAAAGTCTATGGTGCTTCTCGAAACTGAATTAAAAGAGCTTCATGAGAAGTTTCTTCTCTTAGCTGAAGACAATGAGCAGTTACATGAACAGCTAGAGGGTAAAGATGGGGAGTTGAAGAAAATATCTGATGAATGGGAATTGTTAACCTGTGAGATGACAGAAATTCTTGCAGATGGGCATGATGCAATTACGCATGTCTCAGATCAGGTTGATCTTATCTCAAGTTCATTTCCAGACAAAAGGATTTGGATTTCTGAACAGGTTGGCATGCTTATCAGAATCATCTCTGAAAAGGAGTTGTTGATTGAAGAACTTGGCAACTGTTTAGAGGAAGCAAACAGTAAAAGAAACAACGTAGAGTGCATGCTTAAGTCACTGAGAGGAGCAGCACTGGCAATTAATGAAGCTCATCAGCAAGAGTGCAAGGAAAAGGAGGAAGAAGTTGTTCTGCTGAAATCtttgttaaaagaaaaaatatctaCTATTGCAGAGCTGGAGGACCAGGTGAAGGTGGCAGAAGATAATGCTAGTAAAGCATCAGTTTGTGCAACAGCTGCTTTTGTGATTATAAATAGGCTGTCTGAAATTAATGGTAATAATCTAATTGAATTGAAGTACAAGGATGTTCAACTTTGTGAATTAACAGATATCAATAAGAGGAAAGATGAGCTTGTCAATGGCCAGGCTGCTGCTATCAAAGAGGCGGAGGAAAAGAGTGGACCTTTGGTTGTGGAACTAGTTGATTTGAAAGAGACATATTCTAAACTTCAACAACGACTGTTGGAGGAGGAGAAGCGTGCCAATGGTATGGAACAGAAGCTTGACGCTCTTGAACAGAATGACATATTGAAGACGAGAGAGAAACTAACTATGCTGCAAACTGGTGTTTCATCACTCAGGTCATTCTCAAGCCTCTCTTTGAAGCATGACATAAGTCCTGAAATGAATGAACTAACAGGAACTTGTGAGCCTCTTGACAGCAGCAATGGAGGG ACAAATGCCGGACAGGAGTTAAGATCTGAAACAAGAAACAGTTCATGCAGCAGTTCTGAAAAGTATGAGTTTAACAAGGCTTCCAAGGACGTGTGTGATCGAGAAGTTACTATTATTCTTCTCAAAAAAGAAATAGAGTCTGCCCTTGAAAGTTTGCGAGACGTACAAGTGGATGTGGCGAGACTACATAGAGAGAAAGAAGAAATACAGTTGGCTGAGAAACATAGTCAAGAGAGCTGGAAATGCATCACAACTCAACTGCTTGCACTTCAAACAATTATGAGTAAGTTTGAAAAGAAGTTTGAACAGAAGATAGTTGCTGCTAATCATAAGCTACAGGGGTTTGGACAAATTGTCCAAGAAATTGGAACTCGTTGGTGCCAAACAAAAGAG TTTCTTGAACTGGAAGTTGGTGATGCCATGATAGTTGCTGCCCAAAAGGCAGCTGAAGCTTCTTGTATATTTGCCAAATTTGAAGAGACCCAAGATACCATGAAAGAGGCAGATATCATGATCAATGAACTGTTGATAGCCAATGAAACAATGAAACTTGATGTCAAAAGATTGAAAATGATGGAAATTACTGAAGCTAAAGAGAGGCTGCTGAACCAGGTTCAAACGGTTGAAACTGAATgtgaaatatttataaaggaTTTGAAGACCAAAGAAACAGCTCTAGAAAGTGCTTTAGAGAGTGCTTCCAGTCATATATGTATTCTTGATCAACAGAACCAGGAGATGCAGAAGGACATTTGCCTGTTGGAAACTTCAGCAAGCACACTTCGAATTGAGCTGGACAATAAATTTGAAGAACTGAGCCGGATGTGTTGCTTAGAAGAGGAAAACAAGGCACTTAAAGGTGAGATCTTGAAATGGGAAACAGAGAACATTCTAGTTCTCAAAGATTTGGAGACGAGGAATTCTGAAAACACTGGTCTCCAGGCTGAACTACTAAGTAAGGATGATATTATGAAAGGCCTATTGCTTGATTTGAGCCTGCTACAAGAGTCGGCATCTAATACCAAGGATCAAAAGGATAAGATTGAGGAAATGATGGCCTCCTTTAAGGCTTTGGAGGATGAGCTTGTCGTGAAGTCAGCCGAGCTTGATGAGGCTGTTGCCCATAGTCAGATGCTTGAAGCTCAATTGCAAGAGAAGATAGGAGTTATCTCTGCTCTTGAGTTGGATATTGAAAAGGAAGTCGATTCTCTTAAAATGTCTACTTGTACTCAGATTGAAGAAATCTTAGAGGAAAACGAGGCACTTAAAGGTGAGATATTGCAGTTGAAAACAGAGAACATTCTAGCTCTCAAAGATTTGGAGAAGAGGAATTCTGAAAACACCAGTCTCCGGGATGAACTACTAAGTAAGGATGATATTGTGAAAGGCCTATTGCTTGATTTGAGCCTGCTACGAGAGTCGGCATCTAATACCAAGGATCAAAAGGATAAGATTGAGGAGATAATGGCCTCCTTTGAGGCTTTGGAGGATGAGCTTGTCGTGAAGTCAGCCGAGATTGATGAGGCTGTTGCCCGTACTCAGATGCTTGAAGCTCAGTTGCAAGAGAAGATAGGAATTATCTCTGCTCATGAGTTGAATTTTGAAAATGAGGGCAAGTCTCTGAAATTGTCTACTTGTGAGAATCAGGAGTTGAGAACTCAAGTAGGGGAGACCTTAGAGGAAAATGAGGCACTTAAAGGTGAGATCTTGAAGTTGAAAACAGAGAACATTTTAGTTCTCAAAGATTTGGAGATGAGGAATTCTGAAAACACAAGTCTCCAAGATGAACTACTAAGGAAGGATGAAATTATGAAAGGCCTATTGTTTGATTTAAGCTTGCTACAAGAGTCGGCGTCTAATACCAAGGATCAAAAGGATAATATTGAGGAAATGATGGCCTCCTTTGAGGCTTTGGAGGATGAGCTTGTCGTGAAGTCAGCCGAGCTTGATGAGGCTGTTGCTCATAGTCAGATGCTTGAAGCTCAATTGCAGGAGAAGATAAGAATGATCTCTGCTCTTGAGTTGGATATTGAAACGCAGGCCAAGTCTGTGAAAATGTCTACTTCTGAGAATCAGGAGCTGAGAACTCAAATTGAAGAAACCTTAGCTGCAAAATGTTCTCTTGAGCAGGAGTTGACAGAGAGAAGAAATCTGACAGAGAGCTTGGAGATGGAACTCTTACAATTGAGCAATGCTTTTGGTCAAATGAATAGTACAATTGAATCTTTAAGGAATGACTTTGATGAACTTACTTCTGAGAGAGATCAGCTTCAAGTAGAGCTTcatattttgaaagaaaaactTGTAAATGTACAGGCTTGGGCTGAAGAGAATGAAGCTATTGCATTGGAGGCTCAGCAG ATTGCTGAATCTAAGAAGATTTATGCTGATGAAAAGGAGGCAGAGGTGAAGCTGTTAGAGAGATCTGTTGAAGAGCTAGAATGCACTGTAAATGTCCTGGAAAGCAAG GTTGACATTCTTAATGGAGAAGCTGATCGGCAAAGATTGCAAAGAGAGGAAATAGAAGACGAGCTTCATGCATTAAATCATCAGATGCAGAATGTTAGAAGTGCCGACAGCGACATGAAAAG TCTTTTAGATGAGAGGGAGAAAAGCCTGGAAGAATCCCTGAAGCAGTTACAAATTCTTGAGAGGGATATAGCTAACAAAGATGCAGAG ATTGCCGAATGCAAGGCACATATCTCCGAGTTAAATTTGCATGCAGAAGCCCAGGCTAGCGAGTATAAGCACAAG TTCAAGTCCTTGGAAGCAATGGCTGAACAAGTAAAACCTGAAGCTCATATCTCCCACACTGCAAATTCTTCATCAAACAAGTTGGAGAAAAATGCTGCCAAGTCCAGGGGATCTGGTTCCCCCTTCAAATGCATTGGGTTGGGTTTGGCACAGCAAATAAAATCTGAAAGGGATGAGGAGCTTTCTGCCGCTAGATCGCATGTTGAAGAGCTAGAATCCCTTCTAGTATGTCGACAGAAGGAG GTGTTTGCATTAAATGCAAGATTAGCTACCGCTGAGAGCATGACCCATGATGTTATTCGAGATTTACTCGGTGTGAAGTTAGATATGACAAATTATGCG TCCCTGTTGGATAACCAGCAACTGCAGAAAATAGCAGAGAAACATCAACTTAGCTCAGAATCTCAACCAAAG GAGGTTATGAAGCTCAAACAGCAGCTCAATGAATTTATTGAGGAGAGGCGAGG ATGGCTAGAGGAAATAGATCGCAAACGGGCTGAGATGGTGGCAGCACAAATTGCATTGGAAAAGTTTCATCAGCGAGATCAGTTGCTCAAAGCTGAAAATGAAATGTTAAAG ATGGAGAATGTAAATAATAAGAAGAGAGTGATGGAACTTGAAGGTGAAGTAAAGAAGCTATCTGGACAGCAAAACATCCAGCAGCGCATTCATCATCATACAAAAATCAAG GAAGAGAACAATATGCTTAAAACTCAAAATGAAGACCTCACTGCTAAGCTGAAGCGCACTGAGAATATGTTCTCACGAGTGAAAGAAGAACTTGCACATTATCGCAATTCAATTGGAAAAAGTTCCTACATAGACTTCGATGAGGAACACCAACTAATGAACAAGTTAAAG GAAACCGAGGATGATAGGATGCAAATAGCACAAAAGTTGCTAGGCTTGTGCACCAGCATTTTGAAG GCAGCAGGAGTAACAAAATCTGCATCCAATATAACCCCTGCGGTGGCCGAAGAGGCACTTGAGCAAATGAAAAACAGACTCACTTCAATGGAAAGAGAATGCCAGGATTTGACGTTTAAG AATAGGATTAGCAACGAAAGAATTAGATTATCTGAGCTAATGCCTCAAGtctcaccaccaccaccaccaccaaacTCAAGGATGGATGAAAATTGTCAAACTCCAAGACGAACCCAAAACTCATTTCTATCAGCATTAGACAGGTAG